In Marasmius oreades isolate 03SP1 chromosome 1, whole genome shotgun sequence, one DNA window encodes the following:
- a CDS encoding uncharacterized protein (BUSCO:EOG09264BJC), with the protein MASKQANRQAITLKGSTVLVTEFFKYAVNTILFQREVYPSDDFHMVKKYGQTVLVTQDLALENYLDKILKQVQKWLLTGSVTQLVLAIISKETRTALERWVFDIKLVEPPEGPSLNAPPPQKPESEIQSEIRAILKQIISMVTYLPVISEPTVFNILAYTSDSADVPAGEWVDTDPLAIEASKSQQVKMRSFSTDIHRIEAMVAYRYEE; encoded by the exons ATGGCATCTAAGCAGGCTAATCGTCAGGCTATTACACTCAAAGGCTCTACCGTTTTGGTCACAGAATTTTTCAAGTATGCTGTTAACAC GATTCTCTTTCAACGTGAAGTATATCCCTCAGACGATTTTCATATGGTCAAAAAATACGGTCAAACCGTGCTAGTTACGCAGGATCTCGCATTAGAGAATTATCTGGACAA AATCCTGAAACAGGTTCAGA AGTGGCTCCTTACAGGCTCAGTGACGCAGCTCGTTCTGGCCATTATATCAAAAGAAACAAGAACAGCTCTTGAACGATGGGTTTTCGACATCAAGTTGGTTGAACCGCCCGAAGGTCCAAGTCTAAATGCACC GCCGCCCCAAAAGCCCGAATCCGAAATACAATCCGAGATTCGGGCAATTTTGAAGCAAATCATATCTATGGTGACATATCTGCCAGTGATCTCGGAGCCCACTGTATTCAATATATTGGCCTACACGTCGGACTCTGCGGACGTTCCCGCTGGAGAATGGGTCGACACCGATCCTCTGGCAATCGAAGCAAGCAAGAGTCAGCaggtgaagatgaggagCTTCAGCACTGACATACACAGGATTGAAGCAATGGTTGCCTATCGATATGAGGAATAG
- a CDS encoding uncharacterized protein (BUSCO:EOG09261NLY; MEROPS:MER0065588) gives MGLYLLDYGAGNVQSLANSLKKLGHPFRWISNPSDFREATSLIFPGVGAFGTAVENLRSKGLLEPLREYIQSGKPYFGICIGMQVLFEASSESPSLGMGIILSTVERLKDEDKAVPHMGWNAASPVPQKHGESAYYYFVHSYCAKYDPENYPDAAKWAHTTTQYGKEIFISTVRRSNVFGCQFHPEKSGAAGLDLIDRWLRTSDSEYVSSPSSAFSPPSIQPKPRDSLTKRIIACMDVRTNDEGDLVVTKGDQYDVREKTSTTAGGKVKIAGAIRNLGKPVALASTYYTAGADELCLLNITSFRHSPLIDQPMLAVVRAAAERVFVPLTIGGGIKDTVDPDGTKHTALEVASEYFRAGADKVSIGSEAVYAVERLLASSDPSKGDGTSAIETIARAYGRQAVVVSIDPKRVYVDDPGTYDGRGKDELVYGKDSPIETERCKSWWYTCTISGGREMRNISVCELARGVEILGAGELLVNSIDRDGTGLGFDLDLLKLVRGCVKIPVVASSGAGRADHFLTVFRETGVEAALAAGIFHRKEVGIDELKRYLKDGEIQVRTRVG, from the exons ATGGGCCTCTATCTCCTCGATTACGGTGCAGGAAACGTTCAGAGTCTAGCAAATTCTCTCAAGAAGCTTGGTCACCCATTTCGATGGATATCGAATCCATCGGACTTCCGTGAGGCTACT TCCCTCATTTTCCCCGGCGTTGGTGCCTTTGGCACTGCTGTTGAGAATCTCAGATCTAAAGGTCTACTTGAGCCTCTCAGAGAATATATTCAATCCGGGAAGCCCTACTTTGGTATATGTATTGGCATGCAAGTCCTGTTCGAAGCGTCCTCGGAGTCACCCTCTCTCGGTATGGGGATCATACTGTCTACAGTAGAAAGATTAAAGGATGAAGACAAAGCCGTCCCTCACATGGGTTGGAATGCTGCCAGTCCTGTGCCGCAGAAACATGGCGAATCTGCGTATTACTATTTCGTTCATTCGTATTGCGCCAAATACGATCCCGAAAATTATCCAGACGCAGCGAAATGGGCACATACAACAACACAATATGGCAAGGAGATATTCATCTCCACCGTAAGGAGAAGCAACGTTTTCGGTTGCCAGTTCCATCCAGAAAAATCAGGCGCTGCAGGTCTCGATCTCATTGATCGATGGCTGCGTACATCAGATTCAGAGTATGTATCTAGTCCGTCGTCTGCTTTTTCGCCACCATCAATCCAACCAAAGCCGAGGGATAGCCTAACCAAACGCATCATTGCCTGCATGGACGTGCGGACCAATGATGAAGGGGATCTTGTCGTTACGAAAGGGGACCAGTATGATGTACGTGAAAAGACGTCAACCACTGCAGGCGGAAAAGTCAAAATAGCAGGTGCTATCCGCAATCTCGGGAAACCCGTGGCACTTGCATCTACATACTACACCGCAGGTGCCGACGAGTTGTGCCTGTTGAACATCACATCTTTCCGCCACTCCCCCCTTATCGATCAACCTATGCTTGCTGTCGTTCGTGCAGCTGCAGAACGTGTTTTCGTTCCCCTCACTATTGGTGGTGGAATCAAAGACACTGTAGACCCTGATGGTACGAAGCACACTGCCCTCGAAGTTGCTTCGGAGTATTTTCGTGCTGGGGCAGATAAAGTGAGCATAGGTTCGGAAGCTGTCTATGCCGTCGAAAGGCTTTTGGCATCGTCCGATCCCAGCAAGGGAGACGGAACCAGTGCCATTGAAACTATCGCCCGTGCATATGGTCGTCAAGCTGTTGTGGTCTCTATCGACCCGAAAAGGGTATATGTCGACGATCCCGGTACATACGACGGGCGTGGCAAAGATGAACTCGTTTACGGTAAAGACTCTCCTATCGAAACCGAGAGATGTAAGAGTTGGTGGTACACGTGCACCATATCGGGTGGCCGGGAGATGAGGAACATCTCCGTCTGCGAATTGGCTCGTGGGGTCGAGATACTAGGGGCAGGAGAGTTGTTGGTGAACAGTATCGACCGAGACGGAACTGGATTGGGTTTCGATCTAGACCTTTTAAAGCTTGTGCGAGGCTGCGTTAAAATACCAGTTGTGGCAAGCAGTGGGGCGGGCAGGGCCGACCACTTTTTAACTGTTTTCAGGGAAACAGGTGTTGAAGCAGCGCTGGCTGCTGGTATCTTTCACCGAAAAGAAGTAGGCATCGATGAACTCAAGCGGTACTTAAAGGACGGAGAGATACAGGTGAGGACCCGTGTGGGGTGA
- a CDS encoding uncharacterized protein (BUSCO:EOG09262CO6): MTNPIAIRSAVSVSASPGTDSSNLHERFAQRQEVRAGQQGIRQSKVLHPVDNENLRMLLLESVSQEAVSAFRVQGYHVDHHTKAMSEDELVEKIGAYHAIGIRSKTKITARVLKAATKLLAIGCFCIGTNQVDLKAAASAGIPVFNSPFSNSRSVAELVMCELIALSRQLFERSYELRQGIWNKQSKGCWEIRGKTLGIIGYGHIGSQLSVLAESFGMRVKYYDVVTLMPLGMAQQLPTLEALLAVSDFVTLHVPEVPETVNMISAIRLSQMKKGAYFLNNARGRVVDIPALVQALKSNHLAGAAIDVFPSEPGANGAPFDDQLNSWASTLRSLPNVILTPHIGGSTEEAQLMIGQEVSTALNRYLGYGTTLGAVNFPEVDLRQIAAEEVDRVRVCHVHKNQPGVLRQVNEVLSPYNVEKQYSDSKGDIAYLMADIADVSPADVNKLQSLIRESSSNILTRLLA, from the exons ATGACCAATCCAATTGCTATACGTTCAGCAGTTTCGGTCTCAGCCTCCCCTGGCACCGACTCCTCCAACCTGCACGAGAGGTTTGCCCAACGCCAAGAGGTGCGTGCCGGGCAGCAAGGGATCAGGCAGTCAAAAGTCCTGCACCCCGTCGACAACGAGAATCTTAGAATGCTACTTCTCGAAAGCGTCAGCCAGGAAGCCGTATCAGCATTCAGAGTCCAGGGATATCACGTCGATCATCACACGAAAGCCATGTCAGAGGACGAGCTCGTAGAGAAGATAGGCGCGTACCACGCCATCGGCATCAGGAGTAAAACAAAAATTACCGCACGAGTCTTGAAAGCTGCAACGAAG CTCCTCGCAATCGGTTGCTTCTGCATTGGTACCAACCAAGTCGATTTGAAAGCCGCTGCATCTGCCGGTATCCCGGTTTTCAATTCCCCATTCTCAAACTCCCGTTCCGTTGCCGAGCTAGTTATGTGCGAACTCATCGCACTTTCCCGCCAGCTATTTGAACGGAGTTACGAACTTCGTCAGGGCATCTGGAATAAGCAGTCAAAGGGATGTTGGGAGATACGTGGCAAGACCCTAGGGATTATCGGTTACGGACACATAGGTTCTCAACTTTCCGTCCTCGCCGAATCCTTTGGCATGCGCGTCAAATATTACGACGTAGTCACTCTTATGCCTCTAGGTATGGCGCAACAGCTTCCCACTCTGGAGGCCCTCCTCGCAGTGTCGGACTTCGTTACTCTTCATGTGCCCGAGGTTCCTGAAACCGTCAATATGATTTCGGCTATACGATTGTcgcagatgaagaagggAGCCTATTTCCTAAACAATGCGCGAGGGCGTGTCGTCGACATTCCAGCCCTCGTCCAAGCCCTCAAATCCAATCATCTAGCAGGAGCTGCGATCGATGTTTTCCCTTCAGAACCGGGGGCCAATGGTGCTCCATTTGACGACCAGCTCAACTCTTGGGCCAGTACTCTTCGATCGCTTCCGAACGTCATCCTTACCCCTCACATTGGAGGTTCCACCGAGGAAGCACAACTTATGATTGGCCAGGAAGTCTCCACAGCCTTAAACCGGTATCTAGGCTATGGCACGACATTGGGTGCTGTCAACTTCCCGGAGGTGGACCTTCGGCAAATCGCTGCAGAGGAGGTTGATCGCGTTCGTGTGTGCCATGTACACAAAAATCAGCCTGGTGTGTTGAGACAGGTGAACGAAGTGCTATCACCTTATAACGTGGAGAAGCAATATTCCGATTCCAAGGGCGACATTGCATATCTTATGGCAGATATTGCTGACGTTAGTCCTGCGGATGTCAACAAGCTGCAATCTCTCATCAGGGAATCCAGCTCCAATATCTTAACGCGTCTACTGGCTTAG
- the RAD51 gene encoding recombinase rad51 encodes MSQAGSQDPQDQHGEDHQFSGPLLVSKLQEAGIHPNDIKKLSDAGLNTVEAVAFTPKKHLITIKGISEQKADKILAEAQKIVPLGFQSATEVHARRSELVHITTGSKQLDALLGGGIETGAITELFGEFRTGKSQICHTLAVTCQLPVSMGGGEGKCLYIDTEGTFRPVRLLAVAERYGLNGEEVLDNVAYARAYNADHQNALLTSASALMSESRFCLLIVDSCTALYRTDFSGRGELSSRQNHLGKFLRTLQRLADEFGVAVVVTNQVMSNPDAAAGPYAGNEKKPIGGNIMAHASTTRLQLKKSRGNTRSCKIYDSPCLPEMETHFAILPSGIGDPEEET; translated from the exons ATGTCCCAAGCAGGCTCTCAAGATCCACAAGATCAACATGGAGAAGACCACCAATTCTCTGGTCCTCTTCTCGTCAGTAAGCTTCAAGAGGCCGGTATCCACCCCAACGATATCAAGAAGCTCTCAGATGCCGGTCTGAACACCGTCGAGGCAGTCGCGTTCACTCCCAAGAAGCACCTTATAACGATCAAAGGTATTTCTGAGCAAAAGGCGGATAAGATATTGGCGGAAG CCCAGAAAATTGTCCCTCTTGGCTTTCAAAGTGCTACTGAAGTTCACGCTCGTCGATCAGAGCTTGTTCACATCACCACAGGTTCCAAACAGCTTGATGCCTTGCTCGGCG GCGGGATCGAGACCGGTGCTATTACAGAACTATTTGGAGAATTTCGAACGGGAAAATCTCAGATCTGCCATACGCTTGCTGTAACATGTCAACTTCCGGTCAGTATGGGTGGAGGAGAGGGAAAGTGTCTTTACATCGATACCGAAGGGACATTTCGTCCAGTCCGACTGTTAGCGGTGGCCGAACGATATGGTCTCAATGGGGAAGAGGTCCTCGACAATGTGGCATATGCTCGAGCATACAATGCAGATCACCAGAACGCTCTGTTGACGAGCGCGAGTGCCTTGATGTCGGAGTCCAG ATTCTGTCTTCTCATTGTAGATTCGTGTACTGCATTATACCGGACTGATTTCAGCGGTCGTGGTGAACTATCCTCCCGTCAAAATCATCTTGGCAAGTTCTTGCGTACTCTACAACGGCTAGCAGACGAG TTTGGTGTCGCAGTAGTGGTTACAAATCAGGTCATGTCTAATCCGGACGCAGCTGCCGGGCCCTATGCTGGAAACGAGAAGAAACCGATCGGGGGAAATATCATGGCACATGCATCTACAACTCG CCTACAATTGAAGAAGTCGAGAGGGAACACACGTTCATGCAAGATATACGATTCCCCTTGTTTGCCAGAGATGGAGACCCATTTCGCCATTCTTCCGAGCGGTATTGGAGACCCAGAGGAGGAGACTTAA
- a CDS encoding uncharacterized protein (BUSCO:EOG092653LT) yields MSSQKRPPSEDLDDISASENEDHYASGFGTDEPADSGNEILSMKPQKSRQTKKRKIRATGASSFGATLQSLLATSVPTQSSDSNAPIAPLALKPSVGRKLNNEKLEMRAKRIVQLEKKEKEDKGRVKDVIGGWGVEGERGLRKVAQRGVVKLFNYIQESQNQTSAAVEELKAARGSGKPTLAAPSITEKWNGKKKKKDQDNILGRGKESAVGKEDFFDMIRTGTVVPKA; encoded by the exons ATGTCCTCACAGAAACGTCCACCATCTGAGGATCTCGACGATATCTCTGCCTCTGAAAATGAAGATCACTATGCCTCTGGCTTTGGAACCGATGAACCAGCCGACTCTGGCAACGAGATCCTGTCCATGAAACCACAGAAATCCCGGCAGACGAAAAAGCGGAAAATTCGTGCGACAGGCGCCTCCTCATTCGGAGCTACTTTACAATCGTTATTGGCCACATCTGTTCCTACGCAAAGTAGTGATTCGAATGCACCAATAGCACCGCTGGCGCTGAAGCCATCCGTCGGCCGGAAGCTCAACAATGAAAAACTGGAGATGAGGGCCAAGCGGATTGTACAgttggaaaagaaagaaaaggaggatAAGGGTCGAGTCAAGGATGTGATCGGTGGTTGGGGTGTGGAGGGAGAAAGAGGATTAAGAAAAGTAGCTCAGAGGGGTG TCGTCAAACTCTTCAACTATATTCAAGAGTCCCAAAATCAAACTAGCGCAGCCGTAGAGGAACTTAAAGCAGCAAGAGGCAGTGGTAAGCCTACATTAGCGGCACCCTCCATAACAGAGAAATGGAacggaaagaagaaaaagaaggaccAGGATAATATTCTAGGTAGGGGGAAGGAAT CGGCTGTTGGCAAAGAGGACTTTTTCGATATGATACGGACTGGTACTGTAGTGCCCAAGGCATAA
- a CDS encoding uncharacterized protein (BUSCO:EOG09264JK1) has product MLISLSRDLNRLIMDYLIIEGYKSAAEEFAKEAKFPGVSGKPLDVDFDSIESRMNIREALQRGDIDDAIRRVNELNPEILDTNPSLYFHLQQQRVIELIRQGRIIEALQFAQEELAPRGEENPELLSELEKTMALLAFERCDAKPNGIGELLSAGQRLKTAGEMNGAILESLSQGKEAKLESLLKVMVWGQKMLREEVNLEDVPSINAV; this is encoded by the exons ATGCTAATTTCACTTTCAAGGGATCTCAACCGTTTGATCATGGACTATCTGATAATCGAAGGATACAAGTCCGCTGCTGAGGAATTCGCAAAGGAGGCAAAGTTTCCTGGTGTATCAGGAAAGCCTTTGGATGTAGATTTCGACAGCATCGAAAGTAGGATGAACATTCGGGAGGCGTTGCAGCGGGGGGACATTGACGATGCGATTCGAAGGGTGAATGAGCTGAATCCAGAG ATCTTGGACACGAATCCTAGTCTCTACTTTCACCTACAGCAACAACGAGTGATTGAGTTGATACGTCAAGGCCGAATTATTGAAGCATTGCAATTTGCGCAAGAAGAACTGGCGCCTCGTGGGGAAGAGAATCCTGAGCTTTTGAGTGAGCTAGAAAAGACGATGGCTTTATTAGCGTTCGAACGGTGCGATGCGAAGCCGAATGGGATTGGGGAACTGCTCTCTGCTGGACAACGGTTAAAGACTGCTGGAGAGATGAACGGAGCTATACTGGAGAGTCTAAGCCAGGGAAAAGAAGCGAAACTGGAGAGTTTATTAAAGGTAATGGTTTGGGGCCAGAAAATGCTTCGGGAGGAGGTGAACCTGGAGGATGTGCCTAGTATAAACGCGGTGTGA